One region of Candidatus Bathyarchaeota archaeon genomic DNA includes:
- the proB gene encoding glutamate 5-kinase, translating into MSRLTVVKVGTNGITSNGNLDHEEMQRLAAQIAAATKQGDKIVLVTSGAVAAGISELGIPPKPKDVAFQQAAAATGQSVLMAKYRELFKPYGLKVAQILLTAEDLSNRASYVHTCDVLTLLLKIGVVPIINENDVTSVDELMHAEGYKVNFSDNDILSVLVAGAICADLVIILSDVEGLYTADPSEPGATLIKTVDAVTPELKGSLNGKSKLGRGGIKSKVKAAEIATTCGIPVVIANSRRENVILDILAGKDVGTYFKPQQRMPAVKRWIAYGAAIEGTIQVNEGAKKAILDGSSLLPVGVISVVGTFDSGDVVSLEDEKHVEFARGTPNFSSTQLNLIKGLQVIEVQQKLGAQTPKEVIEHRNIHLLEE; encoded by the coding sequence ATGTCTAGGTTAACGGTTGTTAAAGTCGGCACAAACGGCATAACCAGCAACGGCAATCTCGACCACGAGGAAATGCAACGCCTCGCAGCTCAAATCGCCGCGGCAACAAAACAAGGCGACAAAATCGTACTTGTCACCTCAGGCGCAGTAGCCGCAGGCATATCCGAATTGGGCATACCCCCAAAACCCAAAGATGTTGCATTCCAGCAGGCTGCAGCCGCAACAGGCCAAAGCGTACTCATGGCAAAGTACCGTGAACTCTTCAAACCCTACGGCCTAAAAGTCGCCCAAATCCTGCTCACCGCCGAAGACCTCTCTAACCGCGCCTCCTACGTTCACACCTGCGACGTTCTGACACTGCTCCTAAAAATCGGCGTTGTCCCCATCATCAACGAAAACGACGTAACCTCAGTCGATGAACTCATGCATGCAGAGGGTTACAAGGTCAACTTCAGCGACAACGATATCCTTAGTGTACTTGTTGCGGGAGCCATCTGCGCGGACTTAGTTATCATACTCTCAGACGTTGAGGGACTCTATACTGCTGACCCCTCGGAGCCAGGAGCCACACTCATAAAAACAGTGGATGCCGTTACGCCCGAGCTTAAAGGCTCTCTTAATGGCAAATCCAAACTTGGACGAGGCGGAATAAAGAGCAAAGTTAAAGCCGCCGAAATAGCTACCACCTGCGGAATACCCGTTGTTATTGCGAACAGCCGCCGAGAAAACGTTATTCTTGACATTCTCGCAGGCAAAGATGTGGGCACTTACTTTAAGCCTCAACAACGTATGCCTGCAGTGAAGCGTTGGATAGCTTACGGCGCCGCAATAGAAGGCACTATACAGGTAAATGAGGGCGCTAAGAAGGCAATTCTGGATGGTTCAAGCCTGCTCCCAGTGGGCGTTATCAGCGTCGTTGGAACCTTTGATAGCGGAGACGTTGTGAGCCTTGAAGATGAAAAACATGTAGAGTTCGCCCGTGGTACCCCCAACTTTAGCAGTACCCAGTTAAATCTAATTAAAGGGTTACAGGTAATAGAGGTACAGCAAAAACTCGGCGCTCAAACCCCCAAAGAAGTTATCGAGCATCGAAACATACACCTACTTGAGGAATAA
- a CDS encoding glutamate-5-semialdehyde dehydrogenase, with translation MIEEICQKAKAASYEMSKLTSDAKNTALCHMANALEASVERILVANRADVKAAKQRGLKASLLDRLALDQKKVSNMAKELREVAALSDPIGAVLSTWTRPNGLIISQVRVPMGVVGVIYESRPNVTSDSAGICIKSGNAVVLRGGSDALNSNITIGEVLRGALAGTSVPVDAIQVVPSPDRKVAEELMGMRQYIDVLVPRGGADLIQTVIEKSRIPVIETGTGNCHVYVDEDADLAMATPIVINAKCQRPGVCNAAEKLLVHSKIAQSYLPIIIAELRKNGVEVRGDKETCRIVLDVKPTTEQDWSTEYLDLIIGVKVVGSVDEAVNHINKYGTHHSESIVTKDFSKAMQFIKGIDSAAVYWNASTRFTDGNQFGLGAEIGISTQKLHARGPMSIQHLTTTKYVILGDGQIRK, from the coding sequence ATGATTGAGGAAATCTGTCAGAAAGCCAAAGCCGCATCCTACGAGATGAGCAAACTTACAAGCGACGCCAAAAACACTGCACTATGCCACATGGCTAACGCGTTAGAGGCGAGTGTAGAGCGGATTTTGGTTGCCAACCGTGCGGATGTAAAAGCCGCTAAGCAACGGGGACTAAAAGCCTCATTACTTGACCGATTAGCCCTTGACCAAAAAAAAGTTTCTAACATGGCAAAAGAACTCCGCGAAGTCGCCGCCCTATCTGACCCCATCGGCGCTGTCTTATCCACATGGACCCGACCCAACGGATTAATCATCAGCCAAGTCCGCGTTCCCATGGGCGTAGTCGGCGTCATCTACGAATCCCGCCCCAACGTCACATCTGACTCCGCAGGCATCTGCATCAAAAGCGGCAACGCCGTAGTTCTCCGGGGCGGCTCAGACGCTCTCAACAGCAACATCACCATCGGCGAAGTCCTCCGTGGCGCTTTAGCTGGAACCAGTGTCCCTGTTGATGCCATCCAGGTTGTTCCTTCGCCTGACCGCAAAGTAGCCGAGGAACTGATGGGCATGCGCCAATACATCGACGTACTTGTTCCCCGAGGCGGCGCAGACCTCATCCAAACCGTAATCGAGAAGTCCCGCATCCCCGTCATCGAAACAGGCACGGGCAACTGCCACGTCTATGTCGACGAAGATGCAGACTTAGCCATGGCAACGCCTATTGTTATTAACGCAAAGTGCCAACGCCCCGGCGTATGTAACGCAGCCGAGAAGCTTCTGGTGCACAGCAAAATCGCACAAAGCTACCTACCCATTATCATTGCAGAACTGCGCAAAAACGGCGTCGAAGTCCGAGGCGACAAAGAAACCTGCCGCATCGTCCTCGACGTGAAACCCACAACCGAACAAGACTGGAGCACCGAATACCTTGACCTAATCATCGGCGTCAAAGTTGTCGGCAGCGTCGACGAAGCAGTCAACCACATCAACAAATACGGCACCCACCACTCCGAAAGCATAGTCACCAAAGACTTCTCCAAAGCCATGCAATTCATCAAAGGCATCGACTCCGCCGCCGTCTACTGGAACGCGTCAACACGCTTCACCGATGGCAACCAATTCGGCTTAGGCGCAGAAATCGGTATTAGCACCCAAAAACTCCATGCCCGCGGGCCCATGAGCATCCAGCATCTCACCACAACAAAATATGTGATTTTAGGCGACGGACAAATCCGAAAATAA
- a CDS encoding winged helix-turn-helix domain-containing protein: MSSDLTTLHKILKDQTRRKILRLIEAKGALTYTDLMTALSCNNTGTLNYHLKILCELLEKNDAGQYVLSAKGKAASRLLVEFPEPDYSLQAKRSWWRRFWFVAVTLDGLGLFLVGYFYFIGYLSRGALVQGIFGFVAGIAFLYFFYRMIRPVTRSLNKPPKNMQPNDSLGSCSIPVTTLNESNRTVQDILVFGRTLEEVKAQIQYWINQEGITLEAERDDYVRGRLGIPSGLGLTAPKYFEVTLQAQDGNVKVHTEGWISVYDLSELSFTNNRLAMGSIPRRKGWQVINRLWTELKTMSK; encoded by the coding sequence ATGTCATCAGATTTAACGACTCTCCACAAAATCCTCAAAGATCAAACCCGCCGAAAAATCCTCCGCTTAATCGAAGCCAAGGGCGCCCTCACCTACACGGATCTAATGACTGCTTTGTCCTGTAATAACACAGGAACCCTAAACTACCACCTAAAAATCCTATGCGAACTTCTTGAAAAAAATGACGCTGGACAATACGTGCTGTCTGCGAAGGGGAAAGCGGCGTCGAGGTTGCTGGTAGAGTTTCCTGAACCCGACTATTCTTTGCAGGCTAAGCGGTCATGGTGGAGGCGCTTCTGGTTCGTCGCCGTTACCCTAGATGGTTTAGGACTGTTTTTGGTGGGTTACTTTTACTTTATAGGCTATCTTAGCCGTGGCGCATTGGTTCAGGGCATTTTCGGTTTTGTTGCAGGCATTGCCTTCCTCTACTTCTTTTACCGAATGATTCGCCCCGTAACAAGGTCCCTAAACAAGCCGCCCAAAAACATGCAACCCAACGATTCTTTAGGTTCTTGCTCAATACCAGTCACTACTTTAAATGAGTCGAACCGCACGGTACAAGACATCCTTGTTTTTGGTCGAACCCTTGAAGAGGTTAAAGCCCAGATTCAATACTGGATAAACCAAGAAGGCATCACCCTCGAAGCCGAACGAGACGACTACGTTCGGGGACGCTTAGGAATTCCCAGCGGGCTGGGGCTTACTGCCCCCAAATACTTTGAAGTCACCCTCCAAGCCCAAGATGGCAATGTCAAAGTCCACACGGAAGGCTGGATTAGCGTCTATGATTTGAGCGAACTTAGCTTCACCAACAACCGCCTTGCAATGGGGAGCATACCGCGGCGGAAAGGCTGGCAAGTCATCAACCGACTTTGGACAGAGCTAAAAACAATGTCCAAATAA
- a CDS encoding NTPase, giving the protein MAKRVWLITGAPGTGKTTLLLKIVGALENRGVSVGGMVSREVRENGVRVGFEILDLTSSKQGWLAHVNQKVGPQVGKYRVNLQDLDHIGATAIKEATIKAAVVAIDEIGPMELYSEKFKHAVTQALESHRVVLAVVHVHAQDPLIVAAKQRPDAELVQVTAANRGDLVEVLTGQVLTALDFNGLCSHK; this is encoded by the coding sequence GTGGCGAAACGGGTTTGGCTCATTACTGGTGCACCCGGAACAGGAAAAACCACGCTTCTTCTCAAAATTGTTGGCGCTCTGGAAAACCGTGGTGTCTCTGTTGGCGGCATGGTTAGTCGCGAAGTCCGCGAAAACGGAGTGCGGGTGGGGTTTGAAATCCTCGACTTAACCTCGAGCAAGCAGGGCTGGCTGGCGCATGTTAATCAAAAGGTTGGTCCCCAAGTTGGCAAGTACCGCGTGAACCTCCAAGACCTCGACCATATCGGCGCAACCGCCATCAAAGAAGCCACCATAAAAGCAGCCGTGGTAGCAATCGACGAAATAGGACCCATGGAGTTGTACTCGGAGAAATTCAAGCATGCCGTGACACAGGCGCTGGAGAGCCATCGCGTGGTGTTGGCGGTTGTGCATGTTCACGCTCAAGACCCCCTTATAGTGGCGGCGAAGCAGCGACCCGATGCTGAACTTGTCCAAGTTACGGCGGCTAATCGAGGAGATTTGGTGGAGGTGTTGACGGGGCAGGTTTTGACTGCTTTGGACTTTAACGGTTTGTGCTCCCATAAATAA
- a CDS encoding tRNA (guanine(10)-N(2))-dimethyltransferase yields the protein MANPDGYTPDFPSETIREGKVSILVPDLKAFGVVPSDYAPSKAPVFYNPVMEFNRDLTVLAFKTYQKMVNREISICEPLTSQGIRAIRYATEIPQVTHVVASDINTHAYNLATHNIQLNNLTEKISLQNKDANYIMSCHASPKNRFDIVDIDPFGTPVPYLDSAFRALKNIGLLAATATDLAPLCGVHAKACLRKYGGKPIRTEYCHEVAVRLLAGYMVVTAAKQDIGTRILFSHSSDHYIRVYTQIAYGCQKADESLKNVGYLMHCFGCMHREFTHKIFGCPTCPECGTRMDYAGPLWTGSIADAAFVEGMQTENEAAGFKNQAKIAKILALIKAEASAAPTYYVIDKLSGKLDLPAPSNKTFLEALQKAGFQAVPTHFNPRGIKTDAPAKMMHKLLKAMASAP from the coding sequence ATGGCAAATCCCGACGGTTACACTCCAGATTTCCCCAGCGAAACCATACGGGAAGGCAAAGTCTCAATTTTGGTGCCTGACCTCAAAGCCTTCGGCGTTGTCCCAAGCGATTATGCCCCCTCCAAGGCGCCAGTTTTCTATAATCCAGTGATGGAGTTTAACCGTGACTTAACGGTTTTAGCGTTTAAAACCTACCAAAAAATGGTTAACCGCGAAATATCCATCTGTGAGCCTCTAACCAGCCAAGGCATACGCGCCATCCGCTACGCCACTGAAATCCCCCAAGTAACCCACGTTGTGGCAAGCGACATCAACACTCACGCCTACAACCTTGCAACCCACAACATCCAACTCAACAACTTGACCGAAAAAATCAGCCTCCAAAACAAAGACGCAAACTACATAATGAGCTGCCACGCCTCGCCAAAAAACCGCTTCGACATCGTAGACATCGACCCCTTCGGCACACCCGTACCCTACCTGGACTCAGCATTCCGCGCCCTTAAAAATATAGGATTGCTCGCGGCTACAGCAACGGATTTAGCGCCCCTCTGCGGAGTCCACGCCAAAGCCTGCCTACGCAAATACGGCGGCAAACCCATCCGAACCGAATACTGCCACGAAGTCGCAGTCCGACTCTTAGCAGGATACATGGTAGTAACCGCAGCAAAACAAGACATAGGCACCCGCATACTATTTAGCCACAGCAGCGACCACTACATCCGCGTCTACACCCAAATCGCCTACGGATGCCAAAAAGCTGACGAGAGCCTCAAAAACGTCGGCTACCTAATGCACTGTTTTGGCTGCATGCACCGTGAGTTTACGCACAAGATTTTCGGTTGCCCCACCTGCCCTGAATGCGGCACAAGAATGGATTACGCAGGACCACTCTGGACGGGCAGCATTGCAGACGCCGCGTTTGTGGAGGGCATGCAAACCGAAAATGAGGCGGCTGGATTTAAAAATCAGGCAAAAATCGCTAAAATTCTCGCATTAATCAAAGCTGAAGCGTCCGCAGCCCCCACTTATTATGTGATTGACAAGTTAAGCGGCAAACTCGACCTGCCCGCGCCCTCAAACAAGACATTTCTCGAAGCACTCCAAAAGGCGGGTTTCCAAGCGGTACCCACACATTTCAATCCACGAGGGATAAAAACGGATGCGCCCGCCAAAATGATGCATAAGCTGCTTAAGGCTATGGCGTCAGCTCCTTAG
- the proC gene encoding pyrroline-5-carboxylate reductase — protein sequence MNDKIAVIGAGMMGSAIIKSLVKGNYKGKITAVDLFPEKLGELEKLGVKIGSDNCKAAENADIVFIIVKPGDVEKVLKEVAKEVKGKLLISVAATVPLSFLRKHAPDAKIVRIMPNLGAMVQAAYTAYCCTENVTAEDKAKVKALLDMMGVCDEVDEKYMDAITAVSGSGPGYMSVIVEALTYAGLKVGLPRNIALKCAAQTVLGTGKLVIDLPEDPAKIKDMTTTPGGTTIEAIYQIEQSQIRPAMIRAIEEATKKSQAIREKLNLT from the coding sequence ATGAACGATAAAATCGCAGTTATCGGCGCAGGCATGATGGGCAGCGCCATAATCAAAAGCCTCGTAAAAGGCAATTACAAAGGCAAAATCACAGCCGTAGACCTATTTCCTGAGAAACTCGGCGAACTCGAAAAACTCGGCGTCAAAATAGGCTCAGACAACTGCAAGGCAGCCGAAAACGCCGACATAGTCTTTATTATCGTTAAACCCGGCGACGTGGAGAAAGTGCTAAAAGAAGTTGCCAAAGAAGTCAAAGGCAAACTGCTCATATCCGTCGCCGCAACGGTGCCTCTGAGTTTTCTACGCAAACATGCACCCGACGCAAAAATCGTGCGAATTATGCCAAACCTCGGCGCTATGGTTCAAGCAGCTTACACAGCGTATTGCTGTACCGAAAACGTAACCGCCGAAGATAAAGCCAAAGTTAAAGCGCTACTGGATATGATGGGTGTCTGCGACGAAGTGGACGAGAAATACATGGATGCCATAACTGCTGTGAGCGGCAGTGGACCCGGCTACATGTCCGTAATCGTCGAAGCCTTAACATACGCAGGCCTCAAAGTTGGTTTGCCTCGCAACATCGCGCTCAAATGTGCTGCCCAAACCGTGCTCGGCACTGGCAAACTCGTCATTGACCTACCTGAGGACCCAGCTAAAATCAAGGACATGACCACTACCCCCGGCGGAACAACCATAGAAGCCATCTACCAAATCGAGCAGAGCCAAATCCGCCCCGCCATGATACGCGCAATCGAAGAAGCCACCAAAAAGAGCCAAGCCATTCGCGAAAAACTCAACCTCACCTGA
- a CDS encoding HAD family phosphatase yields MFEAAIFDWDGTLADTRRAIVVSFQKALKEIQLEVPISYIERRIGIGAAETFREVLQAANRKVNEKVVKQLVEHKSKFQIQLADEVALFEGARELLDALHGKVKVGLASMNSRPVIMDLLRAKGLADCFDAVLTVEAVSHSKPDPEIFLKTAQQLKAPPERCVVLEDSLFGVKAAKAAGMSCVAVTTGVYSKIELEKENPDLIVESLKNPTILPFILGK; encoded by the coding sequence ATGTTTGAGGCAGCCATTTTCGATTGGGATGGAACCCTTGCCGACACCCGACGGGCAATTGTGGTTTCCTTCCAAAAAGCCCTCAAAGAAATTCAGCTTGAAGTGCCCATCAGCTATATTGAGCGTCGAATCGGCATCGGCGCCGCTGAAACTTTCCGCGAAGTTCTTCAAGCTGCAAACCGAAAAGTAAACGAGAAAGTCGTCAAACAACTGGTGGAACACAAAAGCAAGTTTCAAATCCAGTTAGCTGATGAAGTGGCACTGTTTGAGGGCGCAAGGGAACTTTTAGACGCTTTGCACGGGAAAGTTAAGGTGGGGTTGGCGTCGATGAATAGCCGCCCGGTAATTATGGATCTGCTTAGAGCTAAAGGGTTAGCGGACTGTTTTGATGCGGTTTTAACGGTTGAAGCTGTCTCTCACTCTAAGCCAGACCCAGAGATTTTCCTAAAAACCGCCCAACAACTCAAAGCGCCGCCGGAAAGGTGTGTGGTTTTGGAGGATTCACTGTTCGGGGTAAAAGCTGCCAAAGCTGCGGGGATGAGTTGCGTGGCAGTTACTACGGGGGTTTATTCAAAAATAGAACTAGAAAAAGAAAACCCTGATTTAATCGTAGAATCCCTAAAAAACCCCACTATTTTGCCGTTTATTTTGGGTAAATAA
- a CDS encoding radical SAM protein, translating into MTGKGPVFIIPWRCTFECDSNCVHCTSAGKSKATDEIGTEDAKKIVDQAADFGATYFGITGGQPFLRKDLFEVLDYATEKGLCTSIITDGRMLDDEAFKKIVKNQTKISVSIDGSEASNDAIRGKGAYHAAVSAVERFSKENLLNVLVYTFANAGEVTNVNEADMRHVLDLAKKYGARWVVFHGLIPYSKECLKNDPTPDQYEWACNKLYDLTQEYNGNPAINVYIPFYARVAKQRGMPDFDKWYNSFFLGRCFFGKFMSIAENGDGIPCSYNDAYRIGNIKTKPIKQIWQDMQDSDFFKKAQDKTKIKGKCGVCEYKELCGGCRSAALFYTGDILGQDTRCAYIPEALRKK; encoded by the coding sequence TTGACTGGTAAAGGTCCAGTGTTTATTATTCCTTGGCGATGCACCTTTGAATGCGACAGCAACTGCGTGCATTGCACCTCCGCAGGTAAATCCAAGGCAACCGACGAAATCGGCACCGAGGACGCCAAAAAAATCGTTGACCAAGCAGCAGACTTCGGCGCCACCTACTTCGGCATAACAGGGGGGCAACCGTTTCTGCGCAAAGACCTCTTTGAAGTGCTTGACTACGCCACAGAAAAGGGGCTATGCACAAGCATCATAACCGACGGACGCATGCTTGACGATGAGGCTTTCAAAAAAATCGTCAAGAACCAAACCAAAATCTCAGTCAGCATCGACGGCTCAGAAGCCAGCAACGATGCGATTCGCGGCAAAGGCGCTTATCACGCCGCTGTTTCTGCGGTTGAACGCTTCTCAAAAGAGAATCTGCTCAACGTTTTAGTTTACACTTTTGCCAACGCAGGCGAAGTCACAAACGTTAACGAGGCTGATATGCGCCACGTACTTGACTTAGCCAAAAAATATGGTGCCCGCTGGGTGGTTTTCCACGGCTTAATTCCCTATAGCAAAGAATGCCTCAAAAATGACCCCACCCCCGACCAATACGAGTGGGCATGCAACAAACTCTACGACCTAACTCAAGAATACAACGGCAACCCCGCTATCAATGTGTACATCCCCTTCTACGCGCGCGTCGCCAAGCAACGGGGCATGCCTGACTTTGACAAGTGGTACAACAGCTTCTTCTTGGGCAGATGCTTCTTTGGCAAATTCATGAGCATAGCCGAAAACGGCGACGGAATCCCATGCAGCTACAACGACGCCTACCGCATCGGCAACATCAAAACAAAGCCCATAAAACAAATCTGGCAAGACATGCAAGACAGCGATTTCTTCAAAAAAGCTCAAGATAAGACAAAAATCAAGGGCAAATGTGGCGTCTGCGAATACAAAGAACTGTGCGGCGGCTGCCGATCCGCAGCGCTGTTCTATACGGGCGACATTTTGGGCCAAGACACAAGATGCGCCTACATACCCGAGGCACTAAGAAAAAAATAG